From the genome of Geminocystis herdmanii PCC 6308, one region includes:
- the bioF gene encoding 8-amino-7-oxononanoate synthase, whose translation MSLSEYLSKSLNTIKRANWYRQEKTITGLSGAVIELEGEKLVNFASNDYLALASDARLMEASIEAIYKYGTGSTGSRLLSGHRLLHEDLESSIALWKNTEKALIFSSGYTANIGTISALMSKKDLILGDEYNHSSLKNGAKLSQSQVIEYNHNNCLDLIHKLEQNREHYRHCLIITDSVFSMDGDLCPLPELRQIANKYDCWLLIDEAHATGVMGKTGAGCLEHFGVKNDNIIQIGTLSKAIGSLGGYVAGSAVLIDFLRNRCPTWIYTTALSPADTAAALKGIEIIKHDSERRSNLWENMTFLKQVFISLNLSFFPTESAILCLKSKNAESALKMSLKLRENGFFVPAIRPPTVSTSRLRFSVMATHQPIHFTTLKNSIAMA comes from the coding sequence ATGTCTCTGTCTGAATATCTCTCAAAATCTTTAAACACCATAAAAAGAGCGAATTGGTATCGTCAAGAAAAAACCATTACGGGGTTATCAGGGGCGGTAATTGAATTGGAAGGGGAAAAGTTAGTTAATTTTGCGAGTAATGATTATCTGGCTTTAGCTTCAGATGCTCGTTTAATGGAGGCTTCCATCGAAGCTATTTACAAGTATGGGACAGGAAGTACTGGCTCAAGGTTATTGAGTGGACATCGTTTATTACATGAAGATTTAGAGAGTTCGATCGCCCTGTGGAAAAACACAGAAAAAGCCCTCATATTTAGTTCAGGATATACTGCTAATATAGGCACAATTTCAGCACTAATGAGCAAAAAAGATTTAATTTTAGGAGATGAATATAATCACTCTAGTTTAAAAAATGGAGCAAAATTAAGTCAAAGTCAAGTAATAGAATATAACCATAATAATTGTTTAGATTTAATTCACAAATTAGAGCAAAATCGTGAGCATTATCGTCATTGTTTAATTATTACTGACAGCGTTTTTAGTATGGATGGTGACTTATGCCCTTTACCTGAATTGAGGCAAATTGCTAATAAATATGATTGTTGGTTACTAATAGATGAAGCCCACGCTACAGGAGTTATGGGTAAAACTGGGGCGGGATGTTTAGAACATTTTGGGGTAAAAAACGATAATATTATTCAAATTGGCACGTTAAGCAAAGCTATCGGCAGTTTAGGCGGTTATGTGGCAGGTAGTGCGGTTTTAATCGATTTTTTGCGGAATCGTTGCCCTACATGGATTTATACCACAGCCTTATCTCCTGCAGATACGGCGGCGGCATTAAAAGGTATTGAAATTATTAAACATGACTCAGAAAGACGATCGAACTTATGGGAAAATATGACTTTCTTAAAACAAGTATTCATTTCTTTAAATTTGAGCTTTTTCCCCACAGAATCAGCGATTTTGTGTTTAAAGTCAAAAAATGCAGAATCAGCCCTAAAAATGAGCTTAAAACTACGGGAGAATGGCTTTTTTGTCCCCGCCATCAGACCGCCTACAGTGTCCACCAGTCGCCTTCGTTTTTCTGTCATGGCAACCCATCAACCAATACATTTTACAACTCTTAAAAATTCGATTGCGATGGCATAG
- a CDS encoding Txe/YoeB family addiction module toxin → MLKKINNSGLKNKVEKLIGILKVNPYKNPPSYEKLTGDLEGMYSRRINLQHRLVYEVDNEKKRVKILMMWTHYE, encoded by the coding sequence ATGCTAAAAAAAATTAATAATTCTGGCTTAAAAAATAAAGTAGAAAAACTGATAGGCATATTGAAAGTTAATCCATATAAAAATCCACCTTCTTACGAAAAATTAACAGGAGATTTAGAAGGAATGTACTCAAGAAGAATCAATCTTCAACATCGTTTAGTTTATGAGGTAGATAATGAGAAAAAAAGAGTAAAAATATTAATGATGTGGACTCATTATGAATAA
- a CDS encoding type II toxin-antitoxin system Phd/YefM family antitoxin produces the protein MTVTKTKSIIVQEKNSTLSNLIEEVNQSKEATIITVDNNKQAVLISLEEWKSIQETLYLISIPTVKDDLIEGKNTPWEECLPIDKLDW, from the coding sequence ATGACAGTAACGAAAACTAAAAGTATTATTGTTCAAGAAAAAAACTCTACTCTTTCTAATTTAATTGAGGAAGTCAATCAGTCTAAGGAGGCGACAATTATTACTGTTGATAATAATAAACAGGCTGTTTTAATATCTTTAGAAGAATGGAAATCTATTCAAGAAACTTTATATTTAATCTCGATTCCCACTGTTAAAGATGACTTAATTGAAGGGAAAAATACTCCGTGGGAAGAATGTTTACCTATAGATAAATTAGACTGGTAA
- a CDS encoding VWA domain-containing protein has translation MTSTLGLSGVKYAVDLVMCIDATGSMGHLIEEVKSTAMTFYEKLEDKMKEKQKTIDQLRAKVIVFRDYYCDPEEMTMISSEFFNLRTEAPEFAQFVSLIGAGGGGDEPENGLEALALAINSDWEKTLDFQKQRHIVLVWTDASCHPLEKSPKPSFYPDDMPNTLDELADMWDDMSNNSKRLLLFTPDSYPWIQIASSWDNTIQLPSEAGQGMEEYEMAEILDAIANSI, from the coding sequence ATGACATCAACTTTAGGTCTTTCAGGAGTTAAATACGCAGTAGATTTAGTTATGTGTATTGATGCAACAGGTTCTATGGGACATTTAATAGAAGAAGTGAAATCAACTGCGATGACTTTTTACGAAAAGTTAGAAGACAAAATGAAAGAAAAACAAAAGACAATCGATCAGTTAAGAGCAAAAGTTATTGTTTTTCGTGATTATTACTGCGATCCAGAAGAAATGACAATGATATCTTCTGAATTTTTTAATTTGAGAACTGAAGCACCTGAATTTGCTCAATTCGTCTCTTTAATTGGTGCTGGTGGTGGAGGAGATGAGCCAGAAAACGGTTTAGAAGCATTGGCATTAGCGATTAATTCCGATTGGGAAAAAACACTAGATTTTCAAAAACAACGTCATATTGTGCTTGTTTGGACAGACGCTAGTTGTCATCCATTAGAAAAAAGCCCAAAACCGAGTTTTTATCCTGATGATATGCCCAACACTTTAGATGAATTAGCAGATATGTGGGATGATATGTCTAATAACTCTAAAAGATTACTACTTTTTACCCCAGATAGCTATCCTTGGATACAGATTGCTAGTAGTTGGGATAATACGATTCAGTTACCTTCGGAAGCAGGTCAAGGTATGGAAGAATATGAAATGGCAGAAATACTTGATGCCATTGCTAATAGTATTTAA
- a CDS encoding peroxiredoxin, whose amino-acid sequence MAVIEKVPSVVFKTRVRDESIQPNPYRWEDKTTEEIFGGKKVVVFSLPGAFTPTCSSNHLPRYEELYEEFKALGVDEIICVSVNDAFVMFKWGKEIGAQNVFLLPDGNGEFTRKMGMLVDKANLGFGPRSWRYSMVVNDMSIEKIFVEPGFSDNCPTDPFEVSDADTILAYLKGETPAGVSAPRKEFIG is encoded by the coding sequence ATGGCTGTAATCGAAAAAGTACCAAGCGTTGTATTTAAAACCCGTGTGCGTGACGAATCCATCCAACCCAATCCTTACCGTTGGGAAGACAAAACCACCGAGGAAATTTTTGGCGGTAAAAAAGTAGTTGTATTCTCCTTACCCGGTGCATTTACCCCTACTTGCTCTTCTAATCACCTTCCCCGTTACGAAGAATTATACGAAGAATTTAAAGCCCTCGGTGTGGATGAAATCATCTGTGTCTCTGTAAATGATGCTTTTGTTATGTTCAAATGGGGTAAAGAAATTGGTGCTCAAAACGTCTTTTTATTACCCGATGGTAACGGTGAATTTACTCGTAAAATGGGTATGTTAGTTGACAAAGCTAACTTAGGATTTGGTCCTCGCTCTTGGCGCTATTCTATGGTAGTTAATGATATGTCGATCGAAAAAATCTTTGTTGAGCCCGGATTCTCTGACAATTGCCCTACTGATCCTTTTGAAGTATCTGATGCTGATACCATATTAGCTTACCTCAAAGGCGAAACCCCTGCGGGAGTTTCTGCACCTCGTAAAGAGTTTATTGGTTAA
- a CDS encoding DUF4346 domain-containing protein, translating into MTATLSLTDIDNELSKRDIQLDPHGYFIIYLNREDRLICADHYTNAINDKGLAVDPDTGEVIACKGSKPRMATQTFTGRTAKEICVNLLEKSTPIPLSMFDHAGYLGREFMRAEYALKTGEDYIQD; encoded by the coding sequence ATGACAGCTACATTATCATTAACCGATATAGATAACGAACTATCCAAAAGAGATATACAGTTAGACCCCCACGGATACTTTATTATATATTTAAACAGAGAAGATAGATTAATTTGTGCCGATCACTACACCAACGCCATTAATGATAAAGGTTTAGCCGTTGATCCTGATACGGGAGAAGTAATCGCCTGTAAAGGTAGTAAACCCAGAATGGCAACTCAAACTTTCACGGGTAGAACCGCTAAAGAAATCTGTGTTAATCTTTTAGAAAAAAGTACACCTATTCCTCTGAGTATGTTCGATCATGCTGGTTATTTAGGTAGAGAATTTATGCGTGCGGAATATGCATTAAAAACTGGAGAAGATTATATTCAAGATTAA
- a CDS encoding DUF1815 family protein gives MFIRLAQEYREFVKDLVMNLQALAIVLEKRGYIASCYTCGTQLNSASFMVSLGDNHLIRFLVSDYGITWTEMQDDRELMKLEGAEAISQLEELANLVKYQIKSVDSKAPNYDQSLLVH, from the coding sequence ATGTTTATTCGATTAGCACAAGAGTATCGAGAATTTGTTAAGGATTTGGTGATGAATCTTCAAGCCTTAGCTATAGTATTAGAGAAAAGAGGTTATATTGCCTCTTGTTACACCTGCGGTACTCAACTAAATAGCGCCTCTTTTATGGTGAGTTTAGGCGACAATCACTTGATTCGTTTTTTAGTGTCAGATTATGGCATTACTTGGACAGAAATGCAAGACGATCGAGAGTTGATGAAGTTAGAAGGTGCAGAAGCCATCAGTCAGTTAGAAGAATTGGCTAACTTAGTCAAATATCAAATTAAATCCGTTGACAGCAAAGCTCCTAATTATGATCAAAGTCTGTTAGTTCACTAA
- a CDS encoding Fur family transcriptional regulator — protein sequence MYDKNSIIQTLKSKGLRVTPQRFAVYTNLLNRTDHPTAEQILSDLNQDVPTLSQATIYLSLQTLQEVGLVRQVLLEEGVCRYDANISPHHHFRCQCCGKIEDIPWDAFSNLTLNGVRSGLKVAKYEVIVEGRCDRISCNTSHLKPNT from the coding sequence ATGTACGATAAAAATAGTATTATTCAAACTTTAAAATCAAAGGGTTTAAGAGTTACCCCTCAGCGATTTGCTGTCTATACCAATTTACTTAATAGGACAGATCACCCTACAGCGGAACAAATTTTGTCTGACTTAAATCAAGATGTGCCGACTTTATCTCAAGCCACGATATATCTTTCTTTACAAACTTTGCAAGAGGTAGGATTAGTGCGACAGGTTTTATTGGAGGAGGGGGTTTGTCGTTATGATGCGAATATTTCACCCCATCATCATTTTCGTTGTCAATGTTGTGGCAAAATTGAGGATATTCCTTGGGATGCTTTTTCTAATCTTACTTTAAATGGAGTTCGATCGGGCTTAAAAGTGGCAAAATATGAAGTGATTGTGGAAGGTAGGTGCGATCGAATATCTTGTAATACGAGCCACCTAAAACCTAATACCTAA
- a CDS encoding protein phosphatase 2C domain-containing protein: protein MYEQKKENKTDNIPLIVHLEIADNKGEDTHFFIDQEIISLGVLDGLGGKSAGFDGKTGGQIASNLACEIAREKLAELNSELTQEKAIFIQQNICQILEENAREKIKSRIKGSLSHKLCTTIAIANFPRTTLNQDIFCINLSWIGDSRIYFLSPNIGLQQLTKDDLTEEQDAFDLIYKDSPMSKYLTANTQPDWTINFKQQTFKEKGMLIICTDGCFQYLNTPWDFEKLILDTLTDCESLQDWETLLTKKYDEQKQDDISLIIYPLGYQWQDFNKIKSEYIHRRDFLIANFYKDNSQNNNELIQFWKEYKKNYEEYLTEKKQEKIFQNIQEVNNVDSKNNVIKCPKCGEIEDFSKEEIKQSRKITRKGKTKSGEQKYKCKGCGKNFQYSTSAKLD, encoded by the coding sequence ATGTATGAGCAAAAAAAAGAAAATAAAACTGATAATATCCCCTTAATTGTCCATTTAGAAATTGCTGATAACAAGGGAGAAGATACACATTTCTTTATTGATCAGGAAATTATTAGTTTAGGGGTATTAGATGGTTTAGGTGGAAAATCAGCAGGTTTTGATGGTAAAACAGGTGGACAAATTGCTTCTAATTTAGCCTGTGAGATAGCCAGAGAAAAATTAGCAGAATTAAATTCTGAATTAACACAAGAAAAAGCAATTTTTATCCAACAAAATATCTGTCAAATATTGGAGGAAAATGCTAGAGAAAAAATAAAATCAAGGATAAAAGGATCTTTAAGTCACAAGTTATGCACAACAATAGCGATCGCTAATTTCCCTAGAACAACTTTAAACCAAGATATTTTTTGTATAAATTTATCTTGGATAGGAGATTCTCGAATTTATTTCCTTAGTCCTAACATTGGATTGCAACAACTTACAAAAGATGATCTTACAGAAGAACAAGACGCATTTGATTTAATTTATAAAGATTCGCCTATGTCAAAATATTTAACAGCGAATACTCAACCAGATTGGACAATTAACTTTAAACAACAAACTTTTAAAGAAAAGGGAATGTTAATTATTTGTACAGATGGTTGTTTTCAATATTTGAATACTCCTTGGGATTTTGAAAAATTAATACTTGATACATTAACAGATTGTGAATCTCTACAAGATTGGGAAACACTTTTAACAAAAAAATATGATGAGCAAAAACAAGATGATATTTCGTTGATAATATACCCTTTAGGATACCAATGGCAAGATTTTAACAAAATAAAATCTGAATATATCCACCGTAGAGATTTTTTAATAGCTAACTTTTATAAAGATAACTCACAAAATAATAATGAGTTAATCCAATTCTGGAAAGAATATAAAAAAAATTATGAAGAATATTTAACTGAAAAAAAACAAGAAAAAATATTTCAAAATATTCAAGAAGTAAACAATGTTGATAGTAAAAATAATGTTATTAAGTGTCCTAAATGTGGTGAAATTGAGGACTTTAGTAAAGAGGAAATAAAACAATCAAGGAAGATCACTAGAAAAGGTAAAACAAAATCTGGAGAACAAAAATATAAATGTAAAGGATGTGGTAAAAATTTTCAATATTCAACAAGTGCAAAATTAGATTGA
- a CDS encoding endonuclease MutS2, whose product MIEQETFRLLEWQRLCQHLSTFSATKLGALASQNLAIPNTVTETEYLLEQTKEVCQLEMDINANWSFNGIHDIGDSLERAKIGGILSGEELLNLATTLSGVRKLRRVIEDQENAPTLQELVNDLRTFPELEQEIHYCIDDRAEITERASPLLGEIRQKIKGLRSNIQQTLQGIIQRNNNALQEPVVTQRGDRFVLPIKASHSGQIQGIVHDTSTSGSTLYLEPRSIVDLGNKLQTSRNQEKREEERILRQLTEKVGEVWQDLEQLLAIATALDLATAKSRYSIWLNGHPPEFVDFQDGESISLRQLRHPLLIWQQKHEEGKEVIPVDVLVNPETRVVAITGPNTGGKTVTLKTIGIIALMAKVGLFIPAKYPAQIPWFKSILADIGDEQSLEQSLSTFSGHIRRIIRIVEALNDPPQPPLVRGETQSGGSNSLVMGETQSGGSNSLVLLDEVGAGTDPSEGTAIAIAILKYLAEHNLLTIATTHYGELKSLKYNDSRFENASVEFDEVSLQPTYRLLWGIPGRSNAITIAQRLGLPVDIVTEAQELVGGFSHDVNDLISALENQRREQENKHKQAQELLAKTELFYQQVEAKASSLQARERDLKLQQEQEVQKLLLDAKSQIAQVIKGLQKKNEPTAQSAHQATEVLNKIGDRFLTPLKVKSSYKPKVGERVRILSIGQTAEVLTVDDDTEQLSARFGIMKMVIPFTDIESLDGKRFEKVTSTPEKTKVTVNKQQSKTVNQPKTESKPVNVRTSQNTVDIRGKRVHLAEPLLEKAIANATDIGSLWIVHGKGTGSLRSGVHEFLKSHPQVSNFELAKQNDGGAGVTVVYLK is encoded by the coding sequence TTGATCGAACAAGAAACTTTCCGCTTACTAGAATGGCAGAGGTTATGTCAACATCTCTCCACTTTTTCCGCAACTAAATTAGGTGCGTTGGCATCGCAAAATTTAGCTATACCGAATACTGTAACCGAAACTGAATATCTATTAGAACAAACAAAGGAAGTTTGTCAACTGGAAATGGATATTAATGCCAATTGGTCATTTAATGGTATTCATGATATAGGGGATAGCCTTGAAAGGGCAAAAATAGGCGGTATTTTAAGTGGTGAGGAGTTGTTAAATTTAGCCACAACTTTATCAGGAGTCCGTAAATTACGGCGAGTAATTGAGGATCAAGAAAATGCACCAACTTTACAAGAATTAGTTAACGATTTAAGAACTTTCCCCGAATTAGAGCAAGAAATTCACTATTGTATAGACGATCGAGCCGAGATCACAGAAAGAGCGAGTCCTTTACTAGGTGAAATTCGACAAAAAATTAAAGGTTTAAGAAGTAATATTCAACAGACTTTACAAGGTATTATCCAAAGAAATAATAACGCATTACAAGAACCCGTCGTCACTCAAAGGGGCGATCGGTTTGTGCTACCTATTAAAGCTAGTCATAGCGGACAAATTCAAGGTATAGTCCATGATACCAGTACCAGTGGCTCAACCTTGTATTTAGAGCCGAGATCGATCGTGGACTTGGGGAATAAGCTACAAACGAGCCGAAATCAAGAGAAAAGAGAAGAAGAAAGGATATTAAGACAGTTAACGGAGAAAGTAGGGGAAGTTTGGCAGGATTTAGAGCAATTATTGGCGATCGCCACCGCATTAGATTTAGCTACGGCTAAGTCTCGTTATAGTATTTGGTTAAATGGGCATCCTCCCGAATTTGTGGATTTTCAAGACGGGGAAAGCATTAGTTTAAGACAGTTACGACATCCCCTATTGATATGGCAACAAAAACATGAGGAAGGAAAAGAAGTTATCCCTGTTGATGTTTTAGTCAACCCTGAAACTAGAGTAGTAGCAATTACAGGACCAAACACAGGAGGAAAAACCGTCACCCTGAAAACCATTGGTATCATTGCCTTAATGGCAAAAGTAGGGTTATTTATTCCTGCCAAGTATCCTGCTCAAATTCCTTGGTTTAAGAGTATTTTAGCGGATATTGGCGATGAACAATCCTTAGAACAAAGTTTATCGACTTTTTCTGGGCATATTCGCCGTATTATTCGTATTGTCGAGGCTTTAAATGATCCCCCCCAACCCCCCTTAGTAAGGGGGGAGACGCAGTCGGGGGGATCAAATTCCCTTGTAATGGGGGAGACGCAGTCGGGGGGATCAAATTCCCTTGTGTTACTAGACGAAGTGGGAGCAGGTACAGACCCTAGTGAGGGTACAGCTATTGCGATCGCTATCTTAAAATACTTAGCAGAACATAATTTATTAACCATCGCTACTACCCACTATGGGGAGTTAAAGAGTTTAAAATATAACGACTCCCGTTTTGAAAATGCTTCAGTAGAATTTGATGAGGTGAGTTTACAGCCTACCTATAGATTATTATGGGGTATTCCGGGTCGATCGAACGCCATTACCATTGCGCAAAGATTAGGATTACCCGTAGATATTGTGACGGAGGCGCAGGAGTTGGTAGGAGGATTTTCCCATGACGTCAATGATTTAATTTCCGCCCTTGAAAATCAACGCAGAGAGCAGGAAAATAAACATAAACAAGCTCAAGAGTTACTAGCGAAAACCGAGTTATTTTATCAACAGGTAGAAGCAAAAGCCTCCTCTTTACAAGCTAGAGAGAGAGATTTGAAGCTACAGCAAGAGCAAGAAGTCCAAAAGCTCTTATTAGACGCTAAAAGTCAAATTGCCCAAGTTATCAAGGGATTGCAGAAAAAAAATGAACCTACGGCACAATCTGCCCACCAAGCGACAGAAGTGTTGAACAAGATCGGCGATCGATTTTTAACCCCTTTGAAAGTAAAATCTAGCTATAAGCCCAAGGTTGGTGAAAGAGTGCGTATTTTGAGTATTGGGCAAACGGCAGAAGTGTTAACAGTGGATGATGACACAGAACAATTAAGCGCTCGTTTCGGTATCATGAAGATGGTAATTCCCTTCACGGATATTGAATCTTTAGACGGCAAACGCTTTGAGAAAGTCACCTCTACTCCTGAGAAAACTAAAGTAACGGTTAATAAACAACAGTCTAAAACAGTAAATCAGCCTAAAACAGAGTCTAAGCCCGTGAATGTGCGAACTTCTCAAAATACCGTTGATATTCGAGGAAAAAGGGTACATTTAGCCGAACCTTTGTTAGAAAAAGCCATTGCCAATGCCACGGATATAGGCTCATTATGGATTGTACACGGAAAGGGAACAGGAAGTCTTCGATCGGGTGTCCATGAATTTTTGAAAAGTCATCCTCAAGTCAGTAATTTTGAACTAGCAAAACAAAATGATGGCGGTGCTGGAGTTACCGTAGTTTATTTAAAGTAG
- a CDS encoding DUF1517 domain-containing protein, with protein sequence MMSIGDRFNQFVGKTRYVVSRIFIHLQGKEVAPLLGILNQNARMAVDADGDMTVMGESLVNTCEGILQYQTYWQSASNEGDVFWNEGDAGDFVTDLFTDSAQRYLSQPDLAEVEENTPLSLPVTDNIIVMITVAFEGEVPEIETDLADRSALTDGLKALINLNYKDKYRAIALHFSPARLGEQLTSDQILINFPELIPL encoded by the coding sequence ATTATGAGTATAGGCGATCGTTTTAATCAGTTTGTTGGTAAAACTAGATATGTAGTTTCAAGAATTTTTATTCATTTACAAGGTAAAGAAGTTGCACCCCTATTAGGGATATTAAACCAAAATGCTAGAATGGCAGTAGATGCAGACGGTGATATGACAGTGATGGGAGAATCTTTAGTTAATACCTGTGAAGGAATCTTGCAATATCAGACCTATTGGCAAAGTGCCTCCAACGAAGGAGATGTGTTTTGGAATGAAGGAGATGCGGGAGATTTCGTTACAGATTTATTTACAGATTCAGCACAACGGTATCTAAGTCAGCCAGATTTAGCAGAAGTAGAGGAAAACACACCCCTATCTCTCCCCGTAACGGATAATATAATTGTTATGATCACAGTAGCCTTTGAAGGTGAAGTTCCGGAAATTGAAACTGATTTAGCTGATAGATCAGCCTTAACTGATGGACTGAAAGCTCTTATTAATCTTAATTACAAAGATAAATATCGTGCGATCGCCCTTCATTTTTCCCCAGCTAGGCTAGGAGAACAACTCACATCAGATCAAATATTAATCAATTTTCCCGAGCTAATTCCGTTATAA